Proteins from one Setaria italica strain Yugu1 chromosome V, Setaria_italica_v2.0, whole genome shotgun sequence genomic window:
- the LOC101767733 gene encoding uncharacterized protein LOC101767733, translating to MMLSGGRHRGLVLPCLAVVAALAAAPRGADAYKNYTVGDDKGWYDGLTLPGVDYQAWADGIKNFSLGDFLIFNTDKNHSVVQTRNATLFKSCDYNDSGPDDTVEWSAAAPEFSKDAVTVAVPLLREGRTYFFSGNYDGEQCENGQGFAIDVAHGQGLPPDLRPPAADAPAPSAKPADGAAVLDFSHPKNVTTPSASDGDLSGDDTTSGSSRTLARICLAVMPLVTALFAV from the exons ATGATGCTctccggcggccgccaccgcggcctgGTCCTGCCGTGTCTCGCCGTGGtggccgcgctggccgccgccccgcgcggcgCCGACGCGTACAAGAACTACACCGTCGGCGACGACAAGGGCTGGTACGACGGCCTCACCCTCCCCGGGGTCGACTACCAGGCGTGGGCCGACGGCATCAAGAACTTCAGCCTCGGCGATTTCCTCA TCTTCAACACGGACAAGAACCACTCGGTGGTGCAGACGCGGAACGCGACGCTGTTCAAGAGCTGCGACTACAACGACTCGGGCCCCGACGACACCGTCGAgtggtccgccgccgcgccggagttCAGCAAGGacgccgtcaccgtcgccgtGCCGCTCCTCAGGGAGGGCCGCACCTACTTCTTCTCGGGCAACTACGACGGCGAGCAGTGCGAGAACGGCCAGGGCTTCGCCATCGACGTGGCGCACGGCCAGGGCCTGCCGCCGGACCTcaggccgcccgccgccgacgcgcccgCGCCCTCGGCGAAgcccgccgacggcgccgccgtgctcgaCTTCAGCCACCCCAAGAACGTCACCACGCCCAGCGCGTCCGACGGCGACCTGAGCGGCGACGATACCACCTCGGGCTCAAGCCGGACTCTGGCCAGGATCTGTCTGGCCGTGATGCCGCTGGTCACCGCGCTCTTTGCGGTGTAA